From Salipiger profundus, a single genomic window includes:
- a CDS encoding glycosyltransferase family 2 protein: MSDDGDTPRDRRPTWPGGISAVLTQMEGRRDALTCAEGEAPPPADLDLALLAAQTVTDPDQDPAEAPPFRSSYHRKRHALRKELVGQSELVFLNGLLIAHLRKRSFPSHLPALFHRLWAEQGAHLIERLDQRWLVSAVTTFGDHGQTPVQRSVGLALNVLFGTMKLYETERLYSGSPADRAFPLDRKSPGPLPMEMDAYAIASGGLDVNMIGRLWTEAEGDGVIRPLAHHLLDLLIHDDRTLFRRLRTMRKRKARVDAGKRERPTRAANPAPVPAGHRALGPDTLRWGLVSTIRAPLPQIARFAAHHLELGATALHVYLDAPEAETAQFLARHPRIHVTCCDAAWWQDTGKTRPEAHQLRQTHNATRCLRDVAGALDWLGHIDADEFLLPDRPLAEILAEVSPRHALARVAPAEALARDHGLPAHFKLTHHHAEQPKSVLQEIYPTFGLHLYGGFLSHTSGKVFARTGIPETRFGIHTLKYRGEDATNRSRLSDVHLAHLHAPSWAQFRDHLAFRRDKGSYRPRSERIEMGQANLIAFLAEEEGEAGLRMLFDEVCADTPELRARLAAHDMLLTRPFDPDAAVARVFGTLP, translated from the coding sequence ATGAGCGACGACGGCGACACCCCCCGCGACAGGCGGCCGACATGGCCCGGCGGCATTTCGGCCGTGCTGACCCAGATGGAGGGGCGGCGCGATGCGCTGACCTGTGCGGAGGGAGAGGCTCCGCCCCCGGCGGATCTCGACCTTGCCCTGCTTGCCGCGCAGACCGTCACCGACCCCGACCAAGACCCGGCCGAGGCGCCGCCCTTCCGGTCGTCCTACCACCGCAAGCGGCACGCGCTGCGCAAGGAACTGGTCGGGCAGAGCGAGCTGGTGTTCCTCAACGGGCTGCTGATCGCGCATCTGCGCAAGCGGAGCTTTCCGTCCCACCTGCCCGCGCTGTTCCACCGGCTGTGGGCGGAACAGGGCGCGCATCTGATCGAGCGGCTCGACCAGCGCTGGCTGGTCTCGGCGGTCACCACCTTCGGCGATCATGGGCAGACGCCGGTGCAACGTTCGGTCGGACTGGCGCTCAACGTGCTCTTCGGCACCATGAAGCTCTACGAGACCGAGCGGCTCTATTCCGGCAGCCCCGCCGACCGTGCCTTTCCGCTCGACCGGAAGTCCCCCGGGCCGTTGCCGATGGAGATGGACGCCTATGCCATCGCCAGCGGCGGGCTCGACGTGAACATGATCGGCAGGCTCTGGACCGAGGCCGAGGGCGATGGGGTGATCCGGCCCCTTGCCCACCACCTGCTCGACCTGCTGATCCATGACGACCGGACGCTGTTTCGCCGCCTGAGGACCATGCGCAAGCGCAAGGCGCGCGTCGACGCCGGCAAGCGCGAGCGACCCACCCGCGCCGCGAACCCCGCGCCGGTGCCAGCGGGGCACCGCGCGCTCGGCCCCGACACGCTGCGCTGGGGGCTCGTCTCGACCATCCGCGCGCCGCTGCCGCAGATCGCGCGCTTCGCCGCGCATCACCTCGAGCTGGGCGCGACGGCGCTGCACGTCTACCTCGACGCTCCCGAAGCCGAGACGGCGCAGTTCCTCGCCCGCCACCCGCGCATCCACGTCACATGCTGCGATGCGGCGTGGTGGCAGGACACCGGCAAGACCCGCCCCGAAGCGCACCAGCTGCGGCAGACACATAACGCCACCCGCTGCCTGCGCGACGTGGCGGGCGCACTCGACTGGCTCGGCCATATCGACGCCGACGAGTTCCTGCTGCCCGACCGCCCCCTCGCCGAGATCCTCGCCGAGGTCTCCCCCCGCCACGCGCTCGCCCGCGTCGCCCCGGCCGAGGCGCTGGCCCGCGACCATGGCCTTCCCGCGCATTTCAAGCTCACGCATCACCATGCGGAGCAGCCGAAATCGGTGCTGCAGGAGATCTACCCGACCTTCGGCCTGCATCTCTACGGCGGCTTTCTCAGCCACACCTCCGGCAAGGTGTTCGCCCGCACCGGCATCCCCGAGACCCGCTTCGGCATCCACACGCTGAAATATCGCGGCGAGGATGCGACCAACCGGTCCCGGCTCTCGGACGTGCACCTGGCACATCTGCACGCGCCAAGCTGGGCGCAATTCCGCGATCATCTCGCCTTTCGCCGGGACAAGGGTTCGTATCGACCCCGCTCGGAGCGGATCGAGATGGGACAGGCCAACCTGATCGCCTTCCTCGCCGAGGAAGAGGGCGAGGCCGGTCTGCGGATGCTCTTCGACGAGGTCTGCGCCGACACGCCCGAGTTGCGCGCACGGCTCGCCGCTCATGACATGCTGCTGACACGGCCCTTCGATCCCGATGCCGCCGTGGCCCGCGTCTTCGGGACGCTGCCATGA
- a CDS encoding glycosyltransferase family 2 protein — protein sequence MIRWGTVTTTNAPLPEILDFAAWHLELGAHRVHLYLDEDMPEAQAVLSAHPKLRVIRTDDAWWARRNGRPAKHQARQGSNARHANNRHANKDRPEVDWLAHIDTDEFLLPAQPVAETLAALPSECLCARVRPVEALAGSGPETLFKAFHVDQDRRQRAAEACFPDWAQHLSGGFLSHVAGKLFFRAGTKGLQIRIHNVTRDGLQNPGEVALDGIELGHFHAADWDRFLKLYRFRLARGSYRAELKPQARREGAVNLHALFGLIEQSGGEPALRAFFDQVCTATPELTGRLEDHGLLRRRHMDLPVLRAKHFPRA from the coding sequence ATGATCCGCTGGGGCACCGTCACCACCACCAATGCGCCGCTGCCCGAGATCCTCGACTTCGCGGCCTGGCACCTCGAACTGGGCGCGCACCGGGTCCATCTCTATCTCGACGAGGACATGCCCGAGGCGCAGGCGGTGCTCTCGGCCCACCCCAAGCTGCGGGTCATTCGCACGGATGATGCATGGTGGGCGCGGCGCAACGGCCGCCCGGCCAAGCACCAGGCCCGGCAGGGTTCCAACGCGCGCCACGCCAACAACCGACATGCGAACAAGGACCGGCCCGAGGTCGACTGGCTCGCCCATATCGACACCGACGAATTCCTGCTGCCCGCGCAGCCGGTGGCCGAGACGCTCGCCGCCCTGCCCTCGGAGTGTCTCTGCGCGCGGGTCCGCCCGGTCGAGGCGCTGGCGGGCAGCGGCCCCGAGACGCTCTTCAAGGCGTTCCACGTCGATCAGGACAGGCGCCAGCGCGCCGCCGAAGCCTGCTTTCCCGACTGGGCGCAGCATCTCTCGGGCGGCTTCCTGAGCCACGTCGCGGGCAAGCTCTTCTTCCGGGCCGGCACGAAGGGGCTGCAGATCCGCATCCACAACGTGACGCGCGACGGTCTGCAGAACCCCGGCGAGGTGGCGCTCGACGGTATCGAGCTTGGCCACTTCCACGCCGCGGACTGGGACCGTTTCCTGAAGCTCTACCGGTTCCGGCTGGCGCGGGGCTCCTACCGGGCCGAACTGAAACCGCAGGCCCGGCGCGAGGGCGCGGTGAACCTGCACGCTCTTTTCGGACTGATCGAGCAGAGCGGCGGCGAGCCCGCACTGCGCGCCTTCTTTGACCAGGTCTGCACCGCGACGCCCGAACTGACCGGACGCCTCGAAGACCACGGGCTGCTGCGGCGGCGCCACATGGACCTGCCGGTCCTACGCGCGAAACACTTTCCACGGGCATGA
- a CDS encoding DEAD/DEAH box helicase: protein MTKFSDLNLNPKVLKAIEEAGYESPTPIQAGAIPPALEGKDVLGIAQTGTGKTASFTLPMITTLARGRARARMPRSLVLCPTRELAAQVAENFDTYAKHVKLTKALLIGGVSFKEQEQLIDKGVDVLIATPGRLLDHFERGKLILTDVKVMVVDEADRMLDMGFIPDIERIFSLTPFTRQTLFFSATMAPEIERITNTFLSSPERIEVARQATASETIEQGAVFFKASRKDREGSEKRRVLRDLIDREGDACTNAIIFCNRKVDVDIVAKSLKKYGYDAAPIHGDLDQSQRTKTLEGFREGNIRLLIASDVAARGLDVPSVSHVFNFDVPGHAEDYVHRIGRTGRAGREGKAFTIVVPRDEKNFEDVEKLLQKEIPRVELPNMPKPTAAADRTDDGEKAEKKPTRTRTRSRKSDKTETASAEKTEAPAKAEAPETSEKAAAPAKSEKSETSGGKGGKGGSKSSRRSDRNDNNVVGLGDHLPEFIALSFEERRAS from the coding sequence ATGACCAAGTTTTCTGATCTCAACCTGAACCCCAAGGTTCTCAAGGCCATCGAAGAAGCAGGCTACGAGTCGCCCACGCCGATCCAGGCAGGCGCGATTCCCCCGGCCCTCGAGGGCAAGGACGTGCTGGGCATCGCCCAGACCGGCACCGGCAAGACGGCAAGCTTCACGCTGCCGATGATCACCACGCTGGCGCGCGGTCGCGCCCGTGCCCGGATGCCGCGCAGCCTCGTGCTCTGCCCCACCCGCGAGCTTGCCGCACAGGTCGCCGAGAACTTCGACACCTATGCCAAGCACGTGAAGCTCACCAAGGCGCTGCTGATCGGCGGCGTCAGCTTCAAGGAGCAGGAGCAGCTGATCGACAAGGGCGTCGACGTGCTGATCGCCACCCCGGGCCGCCTGCTCGACCATTTCGAGCGCGGCAAGCTGATCCTCACCGACGTGAAGGTGATGGTGGTCGACGAGGCCGACCGGATGCTCGACATGGGCTTCATCCCGGACATCGAGCGGATCTTCTCGCTCACGCCCTTCACGCGCCAGACGCTGTTCTTCTCGGCCACCATGGCCCCCGAGATCGAGCGCATCACCAACACCTTCCTGTCCAGCCCCGAGCGGATCGAGGTCGCCCGCCAGGCCACGGCCTCGGAGACGATCGAACAGGGGGCGGTGTTCTTCAAGGCATCCCGCAAGGACCGCGAAGGCAGCGAGAAGCGCCGGGTGCTGCGGGACCTGATCGACCGCGAGGGCGACGCTTGCACCAACGCGATCATCTTCTGCAACCGCAAGGTCGACGTCGACATCGTCGCCAAGTCGCTGAAGAAATACGGCTATGACGCGGCGCCGATCCACGGTGATCTCGACCAGAGCCAGCGCACCAAGACGCTCGAGGGCTTCCGCGAAGGAAACATCCGCCTGCTGATCGCCTCGGACGTGGCCGCGCGTGGTCTCGACGTGCCGAGCGTGAGCCACGTGTTCAACTTCGACGTGCCCGGCCATGCCGAGGACTATGTGCACCGCATCGGCCGCACCGGCCGCGCCGGTCGCGAGGGCAAGGCGTTCACGATCGTGGTGCCGCGCGACGAGAAGAACTTCGAGGACGTCGAGAAGCTTCTCCAGAAAGAGATCCCGCGCGTCGAACTGCCGAACATGCCGAAGCCGACCGCTGCGGCCGACCGCACCGACGACGGCGAGAAGGCAGAGAAGAAGCCGACCCGGACACGGACGCGCTCGCGCAAGTCGGACAAGACCGAAACCGCAAGCGCCGAGAAGACCGAGGCACCCGCCAAGGCCGAAGCGCCCGAGACCAGCGAAAAGGCCGCGGCCCCCGCCAAGTCGGAGAAGTCCGAGACCTCTGGCGGCAAGGGTGGCAAGGGCGGCTCCAAGTCCTCGCGCCGTTCGGACCGGAACGACAACAACGTCGTCGGCCTGGGCGATCACCTTCCCGAGTTCATCGCCCTGAGCTTCGAGGAACGCCGGGCAAGCTGA
- a CDS encoding DUF2852 domain-containing protein, with protein MTAAAHDYARPTPLGWLKRAEAWLDDRGRPAWIVAMVLGFIFFWPIGLFLLAYMIWSKRMFGKSCSSSRKANTYARGFNAMRSSGNAAFDAYKADTLRRLEDEQKSFEDFLQRLREARDKAEFDQFMDERSKPARAMDDDEKQDA; from the coding sequence ATGACCGCCGCCGCGCACGACTATGCCCGCCCCACACCGCTCGGGTGGCTGAAACGCGCCGAGGCCTGGCTCGACGATCGCGGAAGACCCGCCTGGATCGTGGCCATGGTTCTGGGCTTCATCTTCTTCTGGCCGATCGGCCTTTTCCTTCTCGCCTACATGATCTGGAGCAAGCGCATGTTTGGAAAATCCTGCAGTTCATCCCGCAAGGCCAACACCTACGCACGTGGCTTCAACGCGATGCGCTCTTCGGGCAACGCGGCGTTTGACGCCTACAAGGCCGATACGCTGCGCCGCCTCGAGGACGAGCAGAAGAGCTTCGAGGACTTCCTCCAGCGGCTGCGCGAAGCCCGCGACAAGGCCGAGTTCGACCAGTTCATGGACGAGCGCTCGAAGCCCGCACGCGCCATGGACGACGACGAGAAACAGGACGCCTGA
- a CDS encoding RDD family protein, translating into MSVEFHSTGPYAHLPDPDRQSAFYESVAIKRGLAWVVDSIIVAFLVMVALVLTAFLGAFVFFALWMVISFAYRVITIANGSATWGMRLMAIEFRDWRGQRLDLAQAILHTLGYTVSVSVMPLQLISIVCMFATERGQSLTDMVLGTVALNKRA; encoded by the coding sequence ATGTCTGTCGAATTCCATAGCACCGGGCCCTATGCCCATCTTCCCGATCCGGACCGCCAGAGCGCCTTCTACGAGAGCGTGGCGATCAAGCGCGGCCTGGCCTGGGTCGTGGACTCGATCATCGTCGCGTTCCTGGTGATGGTCGCCCTCGTCCTCACGGCCTTCCTTGGCGCCTTCGTCTTCTTCGCACTCTGGATGGTCATCAGCTTCGCCTACCGTGTCATCACCATCGCCAACGGCTCGGCCACCTGGGGCATGCGCCTCATGGCGATCGAGTTCCGCGACTGGCGCGGCCAGCGGCTCGATCTGGCGCAGGCCATCCTGCACACACTCGGCTACACCGTCTCGGTTTCGGTGATGCCGCTGCAGCTGATCTCGATCGTGTGCATGTTCGCGACCGAACGCGGTCAGAGCCTTACGGACATGGTGCTTGGCACGGTCGCGCTCAACAAGCGGGCCTGA
- a CDS encoding arginyltransferase — protein MRHSLPLAPQFYVTAPQPCPYLPGRMERKLFTALQGESAEKLNDSLSKQGFRRSQNVLYRPSCSDCAACLSARIDVRRFRPSKSQRRTLKRNDNLARRASSPWATEEQFSLFRRYLDARHADGGMADMDIFEFAAMIEETPIRSRVVEYSDRESGALKAVCLTDVLDDGVSMVYSFYEPELQRRSLGTWMILDHVEIAREAGLPYVYLGYWVPGSPKMGYKAQFDSLEVYRRGRWERMLDVHDYDEERHPLSTDPIAEQVANISLPDSRA, from the coding sequence ATGCGCCATTCGCTGCCACTCGCGCCGCAGTTCTACGTGACGGCTCCGCAACCCTGCCCCTATCTTCCGGGACGGATGGAGCGCAAACTCTTCACCGCACTGCAGGGCGAGTCCGCCGAGAAGCTGAACGACAGCCTGTCCAAGCAGGGCTTCCGACGGTCCCAGAACGTGCTCTACCGTCCCTCCTGTTCGGATTGCGCCGCCTGCCTGTCGGCCCGGATCGACGTGCGCCGTTTCCGGCCGTCGAAAAGCCAGCGCCGCACGCTGAAGCGCAACGACAACCTCGCGCGCCGCGCCTCGAGCCCCTGGGCCACCGAGGAACAGTTCAGCCTGTTCCGGCGCTACCTCGACGCGCGCCACGCCGACGGCGGCATGGCGGACATGGACATCTTCGAGTTCGCCGCGATGATCGAGGAAACGCCGATCCGCAGCCGCGTCGTCGAATATAGCGACCGGGAGAGCGGCGCGCTCAAGGCCGTGTGCCTGACGGATGTGCTCGATGACGGTGTGTCTATGGTCTACTCGTTCTACGAGCCCGAGCTGCAGCGCCGGAGCCTTGGGACCTGGATGATCCTCGATCACGTCGAGATCGCGCGCGAAGCGGGTCTTCCCTACGTCTACCTTGGCTACTGGGTGCCGGGCAGCCCCAAGATGGGCTACAAGGCGCAGTTCGACTCGCTTGAAGTCTACCGTCGCGGCCGCTGGGAGCGGATGCTCGACGTGCATGACTACGACGAGGAACGGCACCCGCTCTCGACCGATCCCATCGCCGAACAGGTTGCCAACATCTCGCTTCCCGACAGCCGCGCCTAA
- a CDS encoding PqiC family protein, with product MLRFLPLVLILAACGPEPRYLIDTPVEAGSARLRVATLEVREVSLPAYAEASEILQEDADGALTQVDNALWADDPTRAVTLAIAEQINRGSTATVAPEPWPLEEDAQAAVHVSVSRMVALNNGTLKLAGQYGISSYDRVVRERIESFDIVVPMTGEGPTAIARAAGAAVSQLAERIMASLS from the coding sequence ATGCTTCGCTTCCTGCCTCTTGTCCTGATCCTCGCGGCCTGTGGCCCCGAGCCCCGCTACCTGATCGACACCCCGGTCGAGGCGGGCAGCGCGCGACTGCGGGTCGCCACGCTGGAGGTGCGCGAGGTGTCGCTGCCGGCCTACGCCGAGGCGTCCGAGATCCTTCAGGAAGACGCGGACGGCGCGCTTACGCAGGTCGACAACGCGCTCTGGGCCGACGATCCGACCCGGGCCGTGACGCTGGCCATCGCCGAACAGATCAACCGCGGCTCGACGGCGACCGTGGCGCCCGAGCCCTGGCCGCTCGAGGAAGACGCGCAGGCGGCGGTGCATGTCAGCGTGTCGCGCATGGTGGCGCTGAACAACGGCACGTTGAAGCTGGCTGGGCAGTACGGGATTTCGTCCTATGACCGTGTCGTGCGCGAACGGATCGAGAGTTTCGACATCGTGGTGCCGATGACGGGCGAGGGGCCCACGGCCATCGCGCGGGCCGCCGGGGCCGCGGTCTCGCAACTGGCCGAGCGGATCATGGCAAGCCTGTCCTGA
- a CDS encoding MlaD family protein produces MSDPQPADMKIEGQKRSIWRNLSLTWIVPIAALLVTLFIAWQTWAERGTRIEISFENAAGVVPGETSVRYRDVEIGIVEEVRFTEDLSRVMVTAGIDRNVAASLPEDAQFWVVRPEVSTSGITGLSTVLSGVYVEAAFEPGTATERTEFEGLEKAPLVKPGMEGTRIVLRASDGSMLSAGAPIFHQGIEVGRIETPRLLDSGKGVIVDAFIESPHDRRITTATRFWDTSGFNFNFGPNGLNLNVGSLAALIRGGVAFDTVFSGGSPVQSRYVFDLFDDEEAARESVFSESIDNAVDLVVEFDESVRGLEAGSPVTYRGLKVGSVKSIGAFIDDSSGQQNVKLRASISIDPRSLGLDAEAPQSETIAFLSEAVQDGLRARLASQGLFSQSLMIELVEVPEAADATLGIFDTEAPVLPSVESEIPDVAATAEGLFQRVDNLPVEELMDQAIATLRSIESFASDDNLRSVPQSVTGLLDEARGLIGSDETQALPGELRATVSELRGIVEELRAAGTAEKLAAALEGATEATDTVSSVAGELTEATADVPALIEDMRALVAKANALQLEAFVDRATALADSADQLISSDETQALPGELNATVAELRGIAEDLRAADMVGNLMTALENASDAADSVTGVANDLSGATSEVPALVEDLRNLVATANALPLETVVERASALLDSADRLIDTEQARMLPTAISNTLEEVRSALAQLREGGVVENTNATLASARDAAAAIEEAAQSLPDLSARIQALVGEAELTLQGYGDNSTFNRETVSALREVREAAEALTKLARAIERNPNSLLFGR; encoded by the coding sequence ATGAGTGACCCGCAACCGGCGGACATGAAGATCGAGGGGCAGAAGCGCTCGATCTGGCGCAATCTTTCGCTGACCTGGATCGTGCCCATCGCGGCGCTTCTCGTCACCCTGTTCATCGCCTGGCAGACATGGGCCGAGCGCGGCACCCGCATCGAGATCAGCTTCGAGAACGCCGCCGGCGTGGTACCGGGGGAAACCTCTGTGCGCTACCGCGATGTCGAGATCGGCATTGTCGAGGAGGTGCGCTTTACCGAGGACCTGTCCAGGGTCATGGTCACCGCCGGTATCGACCGCAACGTCGCCGCATCGCTCCCCGAGGACGCGCAGTTCTGGGTCGTCCGTCCGGAGGTCAGCACCTCCGGGATCACCGGGCTGTCGACGGTTCTGTCGGGTGTCTACGTCGAGGCCGCCTTCGAGCCGGGGACTGCAACCGAGCGCACCGAGTTCGAGGGGCTGGAAAAGGCACCGCTGGTCAAGCCGGGGATGGAGGGCACGCGGATCGTCCTGCGCGCCTCCGACGGCAGCATGCTCTCCGCCGGCGCGCCGATCTTCCACCAGGGGATCGAGGTCGGTCGGATCGAGACGCCGCGCCTGCTGGACTCCGGCAAGGGCGTGATCGTCGATGCCTTCATCGAGTCGCCGCATGACCGGCGCATCACCACCGCGACGCGCTTCTGGGACACCTCCGGTTTCAACTTCAACTTCGGCCCGAACGGTCTGAACCTGAACGTGGGCTCGCTCGCGGCGCTGATCCGCGGCGGCGTCGCCTTCGACACGGTGTTCTCGGGCGGCAGCCCGGTTCAGTCGCGCTACGTCTTCGACCTGTTCGACGACGAGGAAGCCGCGCGCGAGAGCGTGTTCAGCGAGTCCATCGACAACGCGGTCGACCTCGTGGTCGAGTTCGACGAGTCCGTGCGCGGTCTCGAGGCCGGATCGCCGGTGACCTATCGCGGGCTCAAGGTCGGCTCGGTGAAGTCCATCGGCGCGTTCATCGACGACAGCAGCGGCCAGCAGAACGTGAAGCTGCGAGCCTCGATCTCGATCGACCCCCGGTCGCTCGGCCTCGATGCCGAGGCGCCGCAGTCCGAAACCATCGCCTTCCTTTCGGAAGCCGTTCAGGACGGTCTGCGGGCCCGGCTCGCGTCGCAGGGCCTGTTCAGCCAGTCCCTGATGATCGAACTGGTCGAGGTGCCGGAGGCGGCCGATGCCACGCTCGGCATCTTCGACACCGAGGCGCCGGTGCTGCCGTCGGTGGAATCCGAGATCCCGGATGTCGCCGCGACCGCCGAAGGGTTGTTCCAGCGGGTCGACAACCTGCCGGTCGAAGAGCTGATGGACCAGGCCATCGCGACGCTGCGGTCGATCGAGAGCTTTGCCTCCGACGACAACCTGCGCAGCGTGCCGCAGTCGGTCACAGGCCTTCTGGACGAGGCGCGCGGCCTGATCGGCAGCGACGAGACGCAGGCGCTGCCGGGCGAGTTGCGCGCGACGGTCTCGGAGCTGCGTGGCATCGTCGAGGAACTGCGGGCCGCCGGCACCGCCGAGAAGCTTGCGGCGGCGCTCGAAGGTGCGACCGAGGCCACCGATACCGTCAGCAGCGTCGCCGGCGAGCTGACCGAGGCCACCGCCGATGTGCCCGCCCTGATCGAGGACATGCGTGCACTTGTCGCCAAGGCGAACGCGCTTCAGCTCGAGGCCTTCGTCGACCGCGCCACCGCGCTTGCCGACAGCGCCGATCAGCTGATCTCGAGCGACGAGACACAGGCGCTGCCGGGCGAGCTGAACGCGACCGTCGCGGAACTGCGTGGCATCGCCGAAGACCTGCGCGCCGCCGACATGGTGGGCAACCTCATGACGGCGCTCGAGAATGCCTCGGACGCGGCCGACTCGGTCACCGGCGTGGCCAACGATCTGTCCGGCGCGACCTCGGAAGTGCCGGCGCTGGTCGAGGATCTGCGCAACCTCGTGGCCACGGCCAATGCTCTGCCGCTCGAAACGGTGGTGGAGCGCGCCAGCGCGCTGCTCGACAGCGCCGATCGGCTGATCGACACCGAGCAGGCGCGGATGCTGCCGACGGCGATCTCGAACACGCTCGAGGAAGTGCGGAGTGCGCTCGCGCAGCTGCGCGAGGGCGGCGTGGTCGAGAACACCAACGCCACGCTCGCCTCGGCGCGGGATGCCGCTGCCGCCATCGAGGAAGCCGCGCAGAGCCTGCCCGACCTCTCGGCGCGCATTCAGGCGCTTGTCGGCGAGGCCGAGCTCACGCTTCAGGGCTACGGCGACAATTCGACCTTCAACCGCGAGACGGTTTCGGCGCTGCGCGAGGTCCGCGAGGCCGCCGAGGCGCTGACCAAGCTTGCCCGCGCCATCGAGCGCAATCCCAATTCCCTTCTGTTCGGACGGTGA
- a CDS encoding paraquat-inducible protein A, translating into MEDAGTAPRILTARAAGLIGCTECGRVNAADARRCARCGTHISARDGSSLQTVWAWLLAGLVVYIPANVYPMLRTSMLGKTTESTIFGGVVDLAHHGSYGIAAIVFIASIVIPVSKFFVIGYLALSIHRRVHLSAHARHRLYEIVEFIGRWSMIDVFVVAILSSLVQLNFAASINPGIAAVSFALSVAFTMISAESFDSRLIWDADGEEYRHE; encoded by the coding sequence ATGGAAGACGCTGGAACGGCGCCGCGCATCCTGACCGCGCGGGCGGCCGGCCTGATCGGCTGCACCGAATGCGGGAGGGTCAACGCGGCCGACGCCCGCCGCTGCGCGCGCTGCGGCACACATATCTCCGCCCGTGACGGCAGCAGCCTGCAGACCGTCTGGGCGTGGCTGCTGGCCGGCCTCGTCGTCTACATCCCGGCGAACGTCTACCCGATGCTGCGCACTTCCATGCTGGGCAAGACCACCGAGAGCACGATCTTCGGCGGGGTGGTGGATCTTGCCCATCACGGCAGCTACGGTATCGCGGCGATCGTCTTCATCGCCTCGATCGTCATTCCGGTTTCGAAGTTCTTCGTGATCGGCTATCTGGCACTGAGCATCCACCGGAGGGTGCATCTCTCGGCCCACGCGCGACACCGGCTCTACGAGATCGTGGAGTTCATCGGTCGCTGGTCGATGATCGACGTTTTCGTGGTGGCGATCCTGTCATCACTGGTTCAATTGAATTTCGCGGCATCCATCAATCCGGGGATCGCGGCGGTGAGCTTCGCGCTTTCTGTCGCCTTCACGATGATCTCGGCCGAGAGCTTCGACTCGCGGCTGATCTGGGACGCAGACGGGGAAGAGTACAGGCATGAGTGA